Proteins encoded in a region of the Pseudomonas putida genome:
- the prmA gene encoding 50S ribosomal protein L11 methyltransferase — protein sequence MPWLQVRLAISPEQAETYEDALLEVGAVSVTFMDAEDQPIFEPDLNTTPLWSHTHLLALFEADADPEQVFAHLRLLTGAELPEHQAEVIEDQDWERSWMDNFQPMRFGRRLWIVPSWHEAPEKDAVNLLLDPGLAFGTGTHPTTALCLEWLDGQQLDGTQVLDFGCGSGILAIAALLLGAREAVGTDIDVQAIEASRDNAQRNGVADEKLALYLPEHMPAMQADVLVANILAGPLVSLAPQLSGLVRPGGLLALSGILAEQGEEVAAAYAADFDLDPIVVRDGWVRISGRRR from the coding sequence ATGCCCTGGCTGCAAGTACGCCTGGCCATCAGCCCGGAACAAGCCGAAACCTACGAAGACGCCCTGCTTGAAGTAGGCGCCGTCTCGGTCACGTTCATGGATGCCGAAGATCAACCGATCTTCGAACCCGACCTCAACACCACACCGCTGTGGTCGCACACCCACCTGCTGGCCCTGTTCGAGGCCGATGCCGACCCAGAGCAGGTGTTCGCCCACCTGCGTTTGCTGACTGGCGCCGAGCTGCCCGAACACCAAGCCGAGGTGATCGAGGACCAGGACTGGGAACGCAGCTGGATGGACAACTTCCAGCCGATGCGCTTCGGCCGCCGTCTGTGGATCGTGCCCAGCTGGCACGAAGCCCCGGAAAAAGATGCCGTCAACCTGTTGCTCGACCCAGGCCTGGCCTTCGGTACCGGCACCCACCCCACCACGGCTCTGTGCCTGGAATGGCTCGACGGCCAGCAACTCGACGGCACCCAGGTGCTGGACTTTGGCTGCGGCTCGGGCATCCTCGCCATCGCCGCACTGCTGCTGGGCGCCCGTGAAGCGGTAGGCACCGACATCGACGTGCAGGCCATCGAGGCTTCGCGCGACAATGCCCAGCGCAACGGCGTTGCCGATGAGAAGCTGGCACTGTACCTGCCCGAGCACATGCCAGCGATGCAGGCCGACGTACTGGTCGCCAACATCCTCGCCGGCCCACTGGTGTCGCTGGCACCGCAGTTGTCCGGCCTGGTTCGCCCAGGTGGCCTGCTGGCGCTGTCGGGTATCCTTGCCGAGCAGGGCGAGGAAGTAGCCGCCGCCTACGCCGCCGACTTTGATCTGGACCCTATCGTCGTGCGCGACGGCTGGGTGCGCATCAGTGGTCGGCGCCGCTAA
- the purH gene encoding bifunctional phosphoribosylaminoimidazolecarboxamide formyltransferase/IMP cyclohydrolase encodes MTDQTTRLPVRRALISVSDKTGILEFARELQQLGVEILSTGGTYKLLKDNGVNAVEVADYTGFAEMMDGRVKTLHPKIHGGILGRRGTDDAIMNEHGIKPIDLVAVNLYPFEATISKPGCDLPTAIENIDIGGPTMVRSAAKNHKDVAIVVNASDYAGIVEGLKAGGLTYAQRFDLMLKAFEHTAAYDGMIANYMGTIDQAKDTLSTADRSEFPRTFNSQFVKAQEMRYGENPHQSAAFYVEAKKGEASISTAIQLQGKELSFNNVADTDAALECVKSFVKPACVIVKHANPCGVAVVPEEEGGIRKAYDLAYATDTESAFGGIIAFNRELDGETAKAIVDRQFVEVIIAPKISQAARDVVAAKQNVRLLECGEWPAERAAGWDFKRVNGGLLVQSRDIGMITADDLKIVTKRAPTEQEIHDLVFAWKVAKFVKSNAIVYAKQRQTIGVGAGQMSRVNSARIAAIKAEHAGLQVQGAVMASDAFFPFRDGIDNAAKVGISAVIQPGGSMRDAEVIAAADEAGIAMVFTGMRHFRH; translated from the coding sequence ATGACCGACCAGACTACCCGCCTGCCAGTCCGCCGCGCCCTGATCAGCGTCTCCGACAAGACCGGTATCCTCGAATTCGCCCGTGAGCTGCAGCAGCTCGGTGTCGAGATCCTGTCCACCGGCGGCACCTACAAGCTGCTCAAGGACAACGGCGTGAACGCGGTGGAAGTGGCCGACTACACCGGCTTCGCCGAAATGATGGATGGCCGGGTCAAGACCCTGCACCCGAAAATCCACGGCGGCATCCTCGGCCGTCGCGGTACCGACGACGCCATCATGAACGAGCACGGCATCAAGCCGATCGACCTGGTTGCGGTCAACCTGTACCCGTTCGAAGCCACCATTTCCAAGCCTGGCTGTGACCTGCCGACCGCCATCGAGAACATCGACATCGGCGGCCCGACCATGGTCCGCTCGGCAGCCAAGAACCACAAAGACGTCGCCATCGTGGTCAACGCCAGCGACTACGCCGGCATCGTCGAAGGCCTCAAGGCCGGCGGCCTGACCTACGCCCAGCGCTTCGACCTGATGCTCAAGGCGTTCGAACACACCGCCGCCTACGACGGCATGATCGCCAACTACATGGGCACCATCGACCAGGCCAAGGACACCCTTTCGACTGCCGATCGCAGCGAATTCCCGCGCACCTTCAACAGCCAGTTCGTCAAAGCCCAGGAAATGCGCTACGGCGAAAACCCGCACCAGAGCGCGGCGTTCTACGTCGAAGCCAAAAAAGGCGAAGCCAGCATTTCCACCGCCATCCAGCTGCAAGGCAAGGAACTGTCGTTCAACAACGTGGCCGACACCGACGCCGCGCTGGAGTGCGTGAAGAGCTTCGTCAAGCCAGCCTGTGTCATCGTCAAGCACGCCAACCCATGCGGCGTGGCCGTTGTGCCTGAAGAGGAAGGCGGCATCCGTAAGGCCTACGACCTGGCCTACGCCACCGACACCGAGTCGGCATTCGGCGGCATCATTGCCTTCAACCGCGAACTGGACGGCGAAACCGCCAAGGCCATCGTCGACCGCCAGTTCGTCGAAGTGATCATCGCCCCGAAAATTTCTCAGGCTGCCCGCGACGTGGTAGCGGCCAAGCAGAACGTACGCCTGCTGGAGTGCGGCGAGTGGCCAGCCGAGCGCGCTGCCGGCTGGGACTTCAAGCGCGTCAACGGTGGCCTGCTGGTGCAAAGCCGCGATATCGGCATGATCACCGCCGATGACCTGAAGATCGTCACCAAGCGTGCCCCGACCGAGCAAGAAATCCACGACCTGGTATTCGCCTGGAAAGTGGCCAAGTTCGTCAAGTCCAACGCCATCGTCTACGCCAAGCAGCGCCAGACCATCGGCGTCGGCGCTGGCCAGATGAGCCGCGTCAACTCCGCTCGCATCGCTGCAATCAAGGCCGAGCATGCTGGCCTGCAGGTGCAGGGCGCGGTCATGGCATCGGATGCGTTCTTCCCGTTCCGTGATGGCATCGACAATGCGGCTAAAGTGGGTATCAGCGCCGTGATCCAGCCGGGTGGCTCGATGCGTGATGCTGAAGTCATTGCCGCTGCCGACGAAGCCGGCATCGCCATGGTGTTCACCGGTATGCGCCACTTCCGCCACTAA
- the fis gene encoding DNA-binding transcriptional regulator Fis produces MTMMTETFVSGTTPVSDNANLKQHLNTPSEEGQTLRDSVEKALHNYFAHLEGATVTDVYNLVLSEVEAPLLESVMNYVKGNQTKASEMLGLNRGTLRKKLKQYDLL; encoded by the coding sequence ATGACGATGATGACCGAGACATTTGTGAGTGGAACAACGCCCGTGAGCGACAACGCCAACCTGAAACAGCACCTCAACACGCCGAGCGAAGAGGGCCAGACCCTTCGCGACAGCGTCGAGAAGGCGCTGCACAACTACTTCGCCCACCTGGAAGGCGCGACCGTGACGGACGTGTACAACCTGGTGCTCTCCGAAGTCGAGGCGCCCCTGCTCGAAAGCGTGATGAACTACGTGAAGGGCAACCAGACCAAGGCCAGCGAGATGCTCGGGCTGAACCGAGGCACCCTGCGCAAGAAGCTCAAGCAGTACGACTTGTTGTAA
- a CDS encoding MaoC family dehydratase: MPYVPVTELSQYVGKELGRSAWLKIDQQRINLFAEATGDFQFIHVDPEKAAKTPFGGTIAHGFLTLSLIPKLIEDILVLPQGLKMVVNYGLDSVRFIQPVKVDSQVRLKVDLAEVVEKKPGQWLLKAIATLEIDGEEKPAYIAESLSLCFV, encoded by the coding sequence ATGCCCTATGTACCGGTTACAGAGCTTTCGCAGTACGTTGGTAAGGAACTGGGCCGCTCTGCCTGGCTGAAGATCGACCAGCAGCGCATCAACCTGTTCGCCGAGGCGACTGGCGACTTCCAGTTCATCCATGTCGACCCTGAAAAAGCGGCAAAAACCCCGTTTGGCGGCACGATCGCCCACGGGTTCCTGACCTTGTCACTGATTCCCAAACTGATCGAGGACATCCTGGTCCTGCCACAAGGGCTGAAAATGGTGGTGAACTACGGGCTGGACAGCGTGCGCTTCATCCAGCCGGTCAAGGTAGACAGCCAGGTTCGGCTGAAGGTGGACCTGGCCGAGGTGGTGGAGAAGAAGCCGGGGCAGTGGCTGCTCAAGGCGATTGCCACGCTGGAGATCGACGGCGAAGAAAAGCCTGCCTATATAGCGGAGTCGCTCTCGCTCTGCTTCGTCTAG
- the dusB gene encoding tRNA dihydrouridine synthase DusB has protein sequence MSAVRIGQYTLRNNLILAPMAGVTDQPFRTLCQRLGAGMVVSEMVSSDMSLWNSRKSSLRRIHEGDPEPRSVQIAGGDAQMMAAAAKANVEAGAQIIDINMGCPAKKVCNKAAGSALLRDEALVSEILHAVVGAVDVPVTLKIRTGWDRANKNGLNVAKIAEQAGIQALAVHGRTRADLYTGDAEYDTIAAIKQAVSIPVFANGDITSPEKARAVLDATGVDGLLIGRAAQGRPWIFREIEHYLRTGEHLPAPQLDEVERILLEHLAALHAFYGDVMGVRIARKHVGWYLATRPGGKEFRSRFNALEDTQAQCANVRAFFSERRQSLETEDGQGVAA, from the coding sequence ATGTCGGCGGTACGCATCGGCCAATACACACTACGTAACAACCTGATCCTCGCGCCCATGGCCGGGGTCACGGACCAGCCTTTCCGTACACTTTGCCAGCGCCTGGGCGCCGGCATGGTGGTGTCGGAAATGGTCAGCAGCGACATGAGCCTGTGGAACAGCCGCAAGTCGAGCCTGCGCCGCATCCATGAAGGCGATCCCGAGCCACGCTCGGTGCAGATCGCCGGCGGTGATGCGCAGATGATGGCGGCGGCGGCGAAGGCCAACGTCGAAGCGGGTGCCCAGATCATCGATATCAACATGGGCTGCCCGGCAAAAAAAGTCTGCAACAAAGCTGCAGGCTCTGCTTTATTGAGAGATGAAGCCTTGGTCAGTGAGATCCTCCATGCCGTGGTCGGCGCTGTGGACGTTCCGGTGACCCTGAAGATCCGCACCGGCTGGGACCGGGCGAACAAGAACGGCCTGAACGTGGCGAAGATCGCTGAACAGGCCGGCATCCAGGCGCTGGCGGTGCATGGCCGCACACGCGCCGACCTGTACACCGGCGATGCCGAATACGACACCATCGCTGCCATCAAGCAGGCGGTGTCAATCCCGGTTTTTGCCAACGGCGATATCACTTCGCCAGAAAAGGCCCGAGCGGTGCTGGACGCCACCGGGGTCGATGGCCTGCTGATTGGCCGGGCTGCCCAGGGGCGGCCATGGATCTTTCGCGAGATCGAGCATTACCTGCGCACTGGCGAACATTTGCCAGCGCCGCAGCTGGACGAAGTGGAACGCATCCTGCTGGAGCACCTGGCCGCGCTGCATGCCTTCTATGGCGATGTGATGGGCGTTCGTATCGCCCGCAAGCACGTTGGCTGGTACCTGGCAACACGACCCGGCGGCAAGGAGTTTCGCTCCCGGTTCAACGCTTTGGAAGACACACAAGCGCAGTGCGCCAACGTTCGCGCGTTTTTCAGCGAACGTCGACAGAGCCTTGAGACAGAGGACGGACAAGGGGTGGCCGCATGA
- a CDS encoding LrgB family protein, producing MMLDWQGALDAVVHHPLFGIGITLGAYQVVLAAYEKTRWIFLQPVLVSMLLVIGVLLLCGIDYREYRKSTEIMNILLGPATVALAVPLYLNLRRIRQLFWPTFTTLVVGGLFATLCCLVLGWWFGAEHMILMTMAPKSVTSPIAMLVAEQIGGVAALAAVFVLITGVIGAIFGPALLSRFGVHSPEARGMSLGVTAHAVGTSVALQESDECGAFAALAMSLMGVATAVFLPLAVSLVA from the coding sequence ATGATGCTCGACTGGCAAGGTGCACTCGATGCGGTCGTGCATCACCCGTTGTTCGGCATCGGCATCACCCTTGGGGCCTACCAGGTGGTGCTGGCAGCCTACGAGAAAACCCGCTGGATCTTCCTGCAACCTGTACTGGTATCGATGTTGCTGGTGATCGGTGTGCTGCTGTTGTGTGGCATCGATTACAGGGAATACCGCAAGAGCACCGAAATCATGAACATCCTGCTGGGGCCCGCCACCGTGGCCTTGGCTGTACCGCTCTATCTCAACCTGCGGCGTATCCGCCAGCTGTTCTGGCCGACATTTACTACGCTGGTAGTCGGAGGCCTGTTCGCCACGCTCTGTTGCCTGGTGCTGGGCTGGTGGTTCGGTGCCGAGCACATGATCCTGATGACCATGGCGCCAAAGTCGGTCACCTCGCCGATCGCCATGCTGGTCGCCGAGCAAATTGGCGGTGTGGCGGCCCTGGCAGCGGTGTTCGTGCTGATTACCGGGGTAATCGGGGCCATCTTCGGCCCGGCCCTGCTAAGCCGCTTTGGCGTGCACAGCCCCGAGGCGCGCGGCATGTCGCTGGGGGTGACTGCACACGCGGTGGGCACTTCGGTGGCCCTGCAGGAAAGTGACGAATGCGGCGCCTTTGCCGCGCTGGCGATGAGCCTGATGGGCGTGGCCACGGCGGTGTTCCTGCCGCTGGCAGTCAGCCTGGTGGCTTGA
- a CDS encoding CidA/LrgA family protein, producing MLLRGLTWLVLFQLLGTAINHLFVPFLPGPIIGLLLLLFFLMARGEVGKPLNEAASSLLRYLPLLLVPPAVGVMVYAKDIAADFWAIAGALLISCLMTLVFVGVLMQKLIHRQGKREEQP from the coding sequence ATGCTGTTGCGTGGTTTGACCTGGCTGGTGCTGTTCCAGCTTTTGGGGACGGCGATCAATCACCTGTTTGTGCCGTTCTTGCCTGGGCCGATCATCGGCCTGTTGTTGCTGCTGTTCTTCCTCATGGCTCGCGGCGAGGTGGGCAAGCCGCTGAACGAGGCCGCCAGTAGCCTGTTGCGCTACTTGCCGCTGTTGCTGGTGCCGCCGGCAGTGGGGGTGATGGTGTATGCCAAGGACATTGCCGCCGACTTCTGGGCGATTGCCGGGGCCTTGCTGATTTCTTGTCTGATGACCCTGGTGTTCGTCGGTGTGCTGATGCAAAAGCTCATCCATCGCCAGGGCAAGCGTGAGGAGCAGCCATGA
- a CDS encoding DUF3426 domain-containing protein, with the protein MTDSFVTQCPHCQTSFRVTHHQLSVARGVVRCGHCLQVFNAAKQLLEQNRAGTASAAAAPAPAPAAPAEPLIEPASTPEPTVEVRSSTLDQDWALTAQALDELDLDKELERLERRGQTAPTRPASQDDGLQARRDELHLDEHADDLFGTATDEPFEQQHPAEPAPVLLQPEPLELDLGPAPGERTEPTLGSNLDLDIEDEPPAHRAAETDEQPAFGEPLRASDDETPERGLSARDDEPLALHLSARDDEPVEVLPGERLEPGLTGKAERPSRKEPLVDVVDDPLQLGWEKPAPNWGKRLLWGFLTLLAAGLLAFQYVWFHFDEMARQDQYRPIFQQICPMVGCQVPTRVDIARIKSSNLVVRSHPDFKGALIVDAIIYNRAPFAQPFPLLELRFADLNGQLIASRRFKPSEYLSGELAGRGEMPSQTPIHIALDILDPGPKAVNYSLSFRSPE; encoded by the coding sequence ATGACCGACAGTTTCGTCACCCAGTGCCCGCATTGCCAGACCAGCTTTCGCGTCACCCACCACCAGCTGAGCGTGGCCCGTGGCGTGGTGCGCTGCGGTCACTGCCTGCAGGTGTTCAACGCCGCCAAGCAGTTGCTGGAGCAGAACCGTGCCGGTACCGCCAGCGCGGCTGCGGCACCTGCGCCGGCACCTGCCGCGCCTGCCGAGCCGCTGATCGAGCCTGCCAGTACCCCTGAGCCTACCGTCGAAGTACGCAGCAGTACCCTTGACCAGGACTGGGCGCTTACCGCCCAGGCGCTGGACGAGCTTGACCTCGACAAGGAACTGGAACGCCTGGAGCGTCGCGGCCAAACCGCCCCGACACGCCCGGCCAGCCAGGATGACGGGCTGCAGGCACGGCGCGACGAACTGCACCTGGACGAGCACGCAGACGACCTGTTCGGCACGGCCACCGATGAGCCCTTCGAGCAGCAGCACCCGGCAGAGCCCGCCCCAGTATTGCTGCAGCCGGAACCCCTTGAGCTGGACCTGGGCCCTGCACCCGGCGAGCGCACCGAGCCGACCCTGGGCAGCAACCTTGACCTGGACATCGAAGACGAGCCGCCCGCGCACCGCGCGGCCGAAACCGATGAACAGCCCGCATTCGGCGAACCGCTGCGCGCCAGCGATGACGAAACCCCGGAAAGAGGCCTGAGTGCCCGCGACGATGAGCCGCTGGCGCTGCACCTGTCGGCGCGCGACGACGAACCCGTCGAGGTACTGCCCGGGGAGCGCCTGGAACCGGGCCTTACCGGCAAAGCCGAACGCCCCTCGCGCAAGGAGCCACTGGTCGACGTGGTCGACGATCCGCTGCAACTGGGCTGGGAAAAGCCCGCGCCTAACTGGGGCAAGCGCCTGCTGTGGGGTTTTCTGACCCTGCTGGCCGCCGGCCTGCTGGCGTTTCAGTACGTGTGGTTCCACTTCGACGAAATGGCCCGCCAGGACCAGTATCGGCCGATCTTCCAGCAAATCTGCCCGATGGTCGGCTGCCAGGTACCCACCCGCGTCGACATTGCCCGTATCAAGAGCAGCAACCTGGTGGTGCGTAGCCACCCGGACTTCAAGGGCGCATTGATCGTCGACGCGATCATCTACAACCGCGCACCCTTCGCCCAGCCGTTCCCGCTGCTGGAGCTGCGCTTCGCCGACCTCAATGGCCAGCTGATCGCCAGCCGTCGCTTCAAGCCCAGCGAGTACCTGTCCGGCGAACTGGCAGGGCGTGGCGAAATGCCCAGCCAGACGCCAATCCACATCGCCCTGGACATCCTCGACCCGGGGCCGAAGGCCGTGAATTACAGCCTGAGCTTCCGTTCGCCGGAATGA